The following are encoded together in the Hyphomicrobiales bacterium genome:
- a CDS encoding nucleotidyltransferase domain-containing protein, which yields MLTQNEIDTLIQRIVARIQPQKVMIFGSYAKETATIKSDLDVFVIKETTLPMASRADDLKPMLTQTLIPVDIHIYTPEEVEEYGKEPFSFVNSVIKSGKTVFRNKGIS from the coding sequence ATGTTGACCCAGAACGAGATCGACACTTTGATCCAGCGTATCGTGGCGCGCATTCAGCCGCAAAAGGTGATGATATTCGGCTCCTATGCCAAGGAAACGGCGACAATCAAGAGCGACCTAGATGTATTTGTAATCAAGGAAACCACGTTGCCGATGGCAAGCCGGGCAGATGATCTGAAGCCCATGTTGACTCAGACCCTAATTCCAGTCGATATCCATATTTATACGCCAGAAGAGGTTGAGGAATATGGGAAGGAACCGTTTTCTTTTGTCAACAGCGTCATCAAGTCAGGGAAAACAGTTTTTCGAAATAAAGGAATCAGCTAA